In Dryobates pubescens isolate bDryPub1 chromosome 6, bDryPub1.pri, whole genome shotgun sequence, a genomic segment contains:
- the NDUFAF7 gene encoding protein arginine methyltransferase NDUFAF7, mitochondrial, producing MVSLPSRRSLFAAALGLAGRRRLPRHHAPAAAQTSSGAGGQVDTEGSSGPTAILRHLLLKLRATGPVTVAEYMREALTNPGQGYYTRGGGIGESGDFVTSPEISQIFGELIGIWCISEWIAMGKPKVFQLVELGPGRGTLTDDILRVFNQLASLLSKCDVSIHLVEVSPKLGETQALMLTGGKVQSNPEDKSAYMQGVTKTGIPIFWYRDIQDVPAGYSFYLAHEFFDALPIHKFQRTEKGWREVLVDIDPEVPDQLRFVLSPSSTPATENFIQPEERRDHVEVCPEAGVIIQRLACRIEKDGGAALVADYGHDGTKTDTFRGFRNHKPHDVLKAPGTADLTADVDFSYLRKMTQGKTATLGPIKQREFLKNMGIDLRLQVLLQNSHDTETREQLLHSYDMLMNPEKMGDCFNFFALLPHQRFPHLDKKHKPELKSPVSPVAGFGELLLK from the exons ATGGTCTCGCTGCCCTCGCGCCGCTCGCTCTTCGCTGCTGCGCTGGGTCTCGCCGGCCGCCGTCGGCTTCCCCGTCACCACG CTCCGGCGGCAGCGCAGACCTCCTCGGGCGCGGGGGGCCAGGTGGACACCGAGGGGTCCAGCGGGCCCACCGCGATTCTGCGGCATTTGCTACTCAAGCTGCGGGCCACGGGGCCGGTGACGGTGGCCGAGTACATGCGGGAGGCACTCACGAACCCGGGCCAG GGCTACTACACGCGCGGCGGAGGTATCGGCGAAAGCGGGGATTTCGTCACCTCGCCTGAAATAAGTCAGATATTTGGAGAG TTAATAGGAATATGGTGTATTAGTGAATGGATAGCCATGGGCAAACCTAAAGTATTCCAGCTGGTGGAACTAGGCCCAGGAAGGGGCACTCTCACTGATGATATATTACGG GTCTTCAACCAGCTTGCTTCTTTACTTAGTAAATGTGATGTCTCTATTCATCTGGTAGAAGTAAGTCCCAAACTCGGAGAGACCCAAGCACTGATGCTAACAGGAGGGAAGGTGCAGTCAAACCCTGAGGACAAGTCTGCTTACATGCAGGGTGTTACCAAGACTGGAATTCCTATTTTCTGGTACAGAGACATTCAGGATGTACCAGCAG GTTACAGCTTTTACCTAGCACATGAGTTTTTTGATGCCCTTCCAATACATAAATTTCAG AGAACAGAGAAAGGTTGGCGTGAAGTGTTGGTTGACATCGATCCAGAAGTTCCTGACCAGCTGCGGTTTGTCCTTTCACCATCCAGTACTCCTGCAACAGAAAATTTTATTCAG CCTGAAGAAAGGAGAGATCATGTGGAAGTGTGTCCTGAGGCTGGTGTCATCATTCAGAGGCTTGCCTGTCGTATAGAAAAGGACGGTGGGGCTGCACTGGTTGCTGATTATGGTCATGATGGAACCAAAACAGACACATTCCGG GGTTTCCGGAATCATAAACCTCATGATGTGCTGAAAGCTCCAGGTACAGCAGACCTGACAGCAGATGTGGACTTCAGCTATCTTCGAAAGATGACCCAGGGAAAAACAGCCACGTTAGGCCCCATAAAACAGCGGGAGTTTCTGAAAAACATGGGCATTGACCTCCGATTGCAG GTACTTTTGCAGAATTCACATGACACAGAAACTCGTGAGCAGTTGCTTCACAGCTACGATATGTTGATGAATCCCGAGAAGATGGGCGACTGCTTCAACTTTTTTGCCCTACTGCCTCACCAGAGATTTCCACATCTGGACAAGAAACATAAGCCAGAATTGAAGTCTCCTGTGTCACCTGTTGCTGGGTTTGGTGAACTCTTACTGAAGTAA